The Candidatus Thorarchaeota archaeon genome window below encodes:
- a CDS encoding ornithine carbamoyltransferase, whose translation MRTLVKTDTFRGKDFLTLLDYSKEEIETLLDVALDLKRRYAMGESHKLLDAKSLFMIFYNSSLRTRNSFEAGMTQLGGHAHFLDTDKIYAPALEGDEKAYSTERVSDVARVLSRMGDAIAIRCYGDPVGWHYGKANEMLENFAYWADCSIINMEDDVYHPCQGLADVLTVKEKFGGFEDVKFVMSWAYSPSVHKPLAVPQSAIIAATKMGMDTVLAHPKGMELDDKVIKECEVMSEENDSSFEIMYDMEEALEGADVVYPKAWTCKEYIPPFNDKVELEKSQKVFDKNKHWICDEEMMEIAGPSAKYMHCLPADRGFEVSNSVIDGPQSVVFDQAENRLHGQKAVMALTMR comes from the coding sequence GTGAGAACTTTGGTTAAGACAGATACTTTTCGAGGTAAGGACTTTCTAACACTTCTTGACTATTCGAAGGAAGAGATTGAAACTCTTCTTGATGTAGCACTTGATTTGAAGCGAAGATACGCAATGGGTGAATCCCACAAGCTGCTGGATGCAAAATCACTGTTCATGATTTTTTACAATAGCAGCCTGCGTACCAGGAATTCCTTCGAAGCTGGAATGACCCAGCTTGGTGGACACGCACATTTTCTGGATACTGACAAAATCTATGCACCCGCACTTGAAGGAGACGAGAAAGCATACTCGACTGAACGAGTATCCGATGTTGCCCGTGTGCTTTCAAGAATGGGTGATGCCATAGCAATACGGTGCTACGGTGACCCAGTTGGATGGCATTATGGAAAAGCAAACGAAATGCTTGAGAACTTCGCCTATTGGGCAGATTGCAGCATCATAAACATGGAAGATGATGTCTACCATCCATGCCAAGGTTTGGCTGATGTATTGACTGTGAAAGAGAAATTCGGAGGTTTCGAAGACGTGAAATTCGTAATGAGTTGGGCTTACTCGCCTTCGGTTCACAAACCACTTGCTGTTCCCCAGAGCGCCATCATTGCAGCAACCAAGATGGGAATGGATACAGTGCTTGCTCATCCGAAAGGGATGGAATTGGACGACAAGGTGATCAAAGAATGTGAGGTAATGTCCGAGGAGAACGATTCTAGCTTCGAGATTATGTATGACATGGAAGAGGCCCTTGAAGGTGCAGATGTTGTGTATCCAAAGGCTTGGACCTGCAAGGAGTACATCCCGCCATTCAATGATAAGGTTGAACTAGAGAAATCACAGAAAGTCTTCGACAAAAACAAGCATTGGATATGCGATGAAGAAATGATGGAGATTGCAGGACCAAGTGCAAAGTACATGCATTGCCTGCCTGCAGATAGGGGCTTTGAGGTTTCTAACTCGGTTATTGATGGTCCTCAATCTGTTGTTTTCGATCAGGCGGAGAACAGGCTCCATGGTCAGAAAGCGGTTATGGCACTCACTATGAGGTAG